In the Magnetospira sp. QH-2 genome, one interval contains:
- the soxY gene encoding thiosulfate oxidation carrier protein SoxY has translation MSDQSKTSMAVSRRGLLGVFGGGALAVAGATLTPKSAQATPDKAAELAKKLSGKMPAGGDARVSLKLPEIAENGNTVPVTVKVESPMTAADHVKKIHIISEGNPNPGVCSFTLSAECGKAEVATRIRMAKTQNIVAVAEMSDGSVISNKKETKVTIGGCGG, from the coding sequence ATGTCCGATCAATCCAAGACCTCTATGGCGGTAAGCCGCCGCGGTCTGCTCGGTGTGTTTGGTGGAGGCGCCCTGGCCGTGGCCGGTGCAACCCTGACCCCCAAATCCGCCCAGGCCACTCCCGACAAGGCCGCCGAATTGGCCAAGAAGTTATCCGGTAAGATGCCCGCTGGCGGTGACGCGCGCGTGTCTCTGAAGCTGCCGGAGATCGCCGAGAACGGCAACACCGTGCCGGTGACCGTCAAGGTCGAAAGCCCGATGACCGCCGCTGATCACGTCAAAAAAATCCACATCATCTCCGAGGGCAACCCCAACCCGGGTGTCTGCTCCTTTACGCTCTCCGCCGAATGCGGCAAGGCCGAAGTGGCCACCCGTATCCGCATGGCCAAGACTCAGAATATCGTGGCCGTAGCCGAAATGAGCGACGGATCGGTGATTTCGAACAAGAAGGAAACCAAGGTGACTATCGGCGGCTGCGGCGGCTGA
- a CDS encoding dienelactone hydrolase family protein codes for MDQQEIDPKIYDLYDEYCHSQMTRREFLSRASAIAVIGGTGLAMAEALLPHYAAAQTISFTDQRIKARYVEYESPGGTSGKMRGYLVQPSGEGPFPSVLVIHENRGLNPHIEDVARRAATEGFLALAPDGLSPIGGYPGNDDDGKVMQKTLDKGKLFTDILNGAKFLKKHPLSNGKLGATGFCYGGGVVNSLAVEMGADLNAGVPFYGRAPMTSDVAKIRAPMLVHYAEDDKRVNATRADYEAALKAHGADYQMHSYEGTRHGFHNNSTPRYNEAQAKLAWERTVAFFKQHLS; via the coding sequence ATGGACCAGCAAGAAATCGATCCAAAAATTTATGATCTATATGACGAGTATTGCCATAGCCAGATGACCCGGCGGGAATTTCTGAGCCGCGCCTCGGCCATTGCCGTGATCGGAGGCACCGGGTTGGCCATGGCCGAGGCTCTGTTGCCCCATTATGCGGCGGCCCAGACCATTTCCTTCACCGACCAACGCATCAAGGCGCGATACGTGGAGTATGAGTCTCCTGGGGGAACATCCGGTAAGATGCGCGGCTATTTGGTTCAACCGAGCGGAGAAGGGCCTTTCCCTTCGGTGTTGGTGATCCATGAGAATCGCGGCCTCAACCCCCATATCGAGGATGTGGCGCGGCGGGCCGCGACGGAAGGGTTTTTGGCCTTGGCGCCCGATGGTCTCTCTCCCATCGGCGGCTATCCTGGCAATGACGATGACGGCAAGGTGATGCAGAAAACCTTGGACAAAGGAAAGCTGTTTACCGACATTCTGAATGGCGCCAAGTTCTTGAAAAAACACCCTCTATCCAATGGCAAACTGGGGGCTACCGGCTTTTGCTATGGCGGTGGCGTGGTCAATTCTCTGGCCGTGGAAATGGGCGCGGACTTGAATGCCGGGGTGCCTTTTTACGGACGGGCTCCCATGACATCGGATGTGGCCAAGATCCGCGCGCCCATGTTGGTCCATTATGCCGAGGACGACAAAAGGGTTAATGCCACGCGGGCTGACTACGAAGCCGCTCTTAAGGCCCATGGCGCGGATTACCAGATGCACAGCTATGAGGGCACGCGCCACGGGTTCCACAATAATTCGACCCCGCGCTATAACGAGGCGCAGGCCAAGCTGGCTTGGGAGCGTACGGTGGCCTTTTTCAAGCAGCACCTTTCTTAA
- a CDS encoding BMP family protein: MLRIGVVAIGQFAPLLIWLLILGGESHAAPPFKPAILFDTNVLFDGGFTESAYRGAKSFTEIKGVDVKTFSPGFQDKSNDDVDYPRIIRDALAAKHSPLIGVGYGFTDEFSRVAPKYPETKFILVDAVIDAPNVQSIIFREEQGSYLVGAMAAMASKTGKIGFVGGQDLGLIRNFGCGYSQGANRANPKIEIITAMIGDDVSAFVNPRAGKVLAQKIIAAGADVIYHAAGLSGNGVIEAAAQAGVLAIGVDSNQNAQAPGHVLTSMLKRLDVAIYRALLDLDEGRWYPGTQHLGLTEGAIGWSLDENNIELVSQDMQDHVENQAFEIMTNRVRVAVYDDEEGCPVADPVKVDDWGIIDD; this comes from the coding sequence GTGTTGCGTATTGGTGTTGTCGCGATCGGGCAGTTTGCTCCGCTGCTCATCTGGCTGCTTATTCTTGGCGGTGAAAGTCATGCCGCGCCGCCATTCAAACCAGCCATCTTGTTCGACACCAACGTTCTATTCGATGGTGGCTTTACCGAATCAGCTTATCGTGGCGCTAAATCCTTCACGGAAATCAAGGGAGTAGATGTTAAGACTTTCTCTCCTGGATTTCAGGATAAAAGCAATGACGACGTGGATTATCCACGGATTATACGGGACGCCCTGGCGGCCAAGCATTCGCCGCTCATTGGAGTCGGATACGGCTTCACGGATGAGTTTTCCAGAGTTGCTCCAAAATATCCCGAAACCAAGTTCATTCTTGTCGATGCTGTCATCGATGCCCCCAACGTGCAATCGATCATTTTCCGCGAGGAGCAGGGGTCCTATTTGGTCGGTGCGATGGCGGCCATGGCCTCCAAAACGGGCAAAATCGGTTTTGTTGGCGGACAGGATCTCGGGCTGATTCGAAATTTCGGTTGCGGGTATAGCCAAGGCGCTAATCGCGCCAATCCCAAAATAGAGATCATCACCGCCATGATTGGGGACGATGTGTCAGCCTTTGTGAATCCGCGTGCAGGGAAGGTTCTCGCGCAAAAGATCATCGCGGCCGGGGCCGATGTGATCTATCACGCCGCGGGGCTTTCCGGAAACGGGGTCATCGAAGCCGCGGCACAAGCCGGGGTGCTGGCCATTGGTGTTGATAGCAATCAGAACGCCCAGGCACCAGGCCATGTATTGACCTCCATGCTGAAACGCCTGGACGTTGCCATCTACCGGGCGCTATTGGACCTGGATGAAGGGCGCTGGTATCCAGGCACCCAACATCTGGGGCTGACCGAGGGAGCCATCGGTTGGTCCCTGGACGAAAACAACATCGAATTGGTGTCTCAGGACATGCAAGACCACGTGGAAAACCAAGCCTTCGAGATCATGACCAACCGTGTCCGTGTGGCAGTCTATGACGACGAGGAAGGTTGTCCAGTGGCCGATCCGGTGAAAGTCGATGATTGGGGGATCATTGATGACTGA
- a CDS encoding sulfurtransferase TusA family protein translates to MTVELDTKGLNCPLPILKAKKAIKDLPAGETLKVIATDPGSVKDFEAFCRSTGNELLDSSEDGGVYTFMIKKTS, encoded by the coding sequence ATGACCGTAGAACTTGACACCAAAGGCCTGAACTGCCCGCTGCCCATCCTGAAAGCCAAGAAAGCCATCAAGGATCTGCCGGCCGGTGAAACCCTGAAGGTGATCGCCACCGACCCGGGCTCGGTGAAGGATTTCGAGGCTTTCTGCCGCTCCACCGGTAACGAGTTGCTGGACAGCTCCGAAGACGGTGGTGTCTACACCTTTATGATCAAGAAGACCTCCTAA
- a CDS encoding SpoIIE family protein phosphatase, translating into MNEESRRRGVAFYLRAGLLGLSILSIATLLVALFFFSRMSGNLSQISQTTLPVLALSQDLTRQTKSIESTARRIANLRQPFELQSLSFQLSGDLDQLTQTVANLDKAGIDATRRTRMTHLIGEIRQTVERLDSLVAQVINAEARFRRYSASLVTLAQRATGLDAYLENESILTLEQRRRVTEKLYGTLEHAFVSLSTTVPEEIIQSKVGFLFSASEFEILLKELNLTLSSAVWEIPELLKSVNGMFIDRLSLMRVQMRVRGAAKRLVIIEKMIALSTEISHELSAEAEAQAQAMQDRAGNLTQVIALVALLSLVLAIAINLFINRRIVRRMKRLQQSMLARVDGSEAAIDTSGADEITDMANSFKFFVEEVKAREASLQVRTTELQGAYDVIADSIQYASRIQRSILPNTEILNDWFRDHFVLWEPRDVVSGDVYWCEPWGEGLLVMLADCTGHGVPGAFVTLVATGALERAKLEVPEGDASLLIQRMNQFVQQTLGQVEHSGESDDGLELGACYITPGGKDLHFVGARFDLFVCKDGTMDVVRGMKQGIGYRGVQSDQTYDSHVISLKQGTEVFLISDGFFDQVGGERRRGFGKKRLVALLEAQHGQPSVDQKERLYKMFLDYQGAEVRRDDISIIGLRC; encoded by the coding sequence ATGAATGAAGAATCACGGCGCCGGGGCGTGGCCTTTTACCTGCGGGCCGGCTTGCTCGGCTTGAGCATTCTGTCCATTGCGACGCTTTTGGTTGCGTTGTTCTTTTTTTCGCGTATGAGCGGCAATCTCAGTCAGATTAGCCAAACCACCCTTCCCGTATTGGCGCTTTCACAGGACCTGACCCGCCAGACCAAATCCATCGAATCGACCGCCCGACGGATAGCCAACCTGCGCCAACCCTTTGAACTCCAATCCTTGAGTTTTCAGCTATCGGGGGACCTGGACCAACTGACTCAGACGGTGGCCAACCTGGATAAGGCTGGCATCGATGCGACCCGCCGGACTCGCATGACCCATCTGATCGGCGAGATCCGCCAGACGGTGGAGCGGTTGGATTCCCTGGTCGCACAGGTCATCAACGCCGAAGCCCGTTTCCGCCGTTATAGCGCCAGCCTTGTCACGCTGGCCCAGAGGGCCACCGGCCTGGATGCCTACTTGGAAAATGAGAGCATTCTGACCCTGGAACAGCGCCGACGGGTGACGGAGAAGCTGTATGGCACTTTGGAACATGCATTTGTTTCTCTTTCGACCACTGTGCCCGAGGAAATTATCCAGTCGAAGGTTGGATTTCTGTTTTCCGCTTCGGAATTCGAAATTCTCTTAAAGGAACTCAATTTAACCCTGTCCTCTGCAGTTTGGGAAATCCCAGAATTGCTGAAAAGCGTCAATGGGATGTTCATTGACCGACTCAGCCTCATGCGGGTTCAGATGCGGGTGCGCGGGGCCGCCAAGCGACTGGTGATCATCGAGAAAATGATTGCCCTGTCCACGGAGATTTCGCACGAACTGAGCGCCGAGGCCGAGGCTCAGGCTCAAGCCATGCAAGACCGGGCGGGAAACCTGACCCAAGTGATCGCACTGGTGGCCTTGCTTTCCCTGGTATTGGCCATTGCGATCAACCTATTCATCAACCGGCGCATCGTCCGGCGCATGAAGCGGCTGCAACAATCCATGCTGGCCCGTGTGGATGGCTCCGAAGCAGCCATTGATACCAGCGGGGCCGACGAAATCACCGATATGGCCAACAGCTTCAAGTTCTTTGTCGAGGAAGTCAAAGCGCGGGAGGCAAGTCTCCAGGTGCGCACCACCGAGCTACAGGGTGCGTACGACGTGATCGCCGATTCCATTCAGTACGCCAGTCGCATCCAACGTTCCATCCTACCCAACACCGAGATCCTGAATGACTGGTTCAGGGACCATTTTGTCCTTTGGGAGCCCCGGGATGTGGTCAGCGGTGATGTCTACTGGTGCGAGCCCTGGGGCGAGGGCCTGTTGGTCATGCTGGCCGATTGCACGGGCCATGGAGTCCCCGGGGCTTTTGTGACGCTCGTAGCCACGGGGGCCTTGGAGCGGGCTAAACTGGAGGTCCCCGAGGGCGATGCCAGCCTGTTGATCCAACGCATGAACCAGTTCGTCCAGCAAACCCTTGGCCAGGTGGAGCACTCGGGCGAATCCGATGATGGATTGGAATTGGGGGCCTGCTACATCACGCCGGGGGGCAAGGACCTGCATTTCGTCGGCGCCCGTTTCGATCTATTCGTCTGTAAAGATGGAACCATGGATGTGGTTCGGGGGATGAAACAGGGAATTGGTTATCGCGGCGTTCAATCCGACCAAACCTATGACAGTCATGTGATCTCTTTGAAGCAAGGCACGGAGGTTTTCCTGATTTCAGATGGGTTTTTCGATCAGGTGGGAGGCGAGCGCCGTCGTGGGTTCGGCAAGAAACGCCTCGTCGCTTTGCTTGAAGCGCAGCATGGGCAGCCTTCTGTGGATCAAAAAGAACGTCTTTACAAGATGTTCCTGGACTATCAGGGCGCCGAAGTGCGCCGCGACGACATCTCCATCATCGGGTTGCGCTGCTGA
- a CDS encoding cyclic nucleotide-binding domain-containing protein — MRGEVLDRKVVYDQELVFREGDKGDRAYILQEGKISILKRLGEKEVDENGEEVEVPSLIGEINPGGVFGEMALVDDQPRMATARSEGSSTLVVIPRRTFMEKLSKADPFIKTLMGIFVRSIRTLSNEKAKD; from the coding sequence ATGCGCGGAGAAGTGCTCGACCGAAAAGTGGTCTATGACCAGGAACTGGTGTTCAGGGAAGGGGACAAGGGTGACCGCGCCTATATCCTCCAGGAAGGCAAGATTTCCATTCTCAAGCGTCTTGGCGAGAAGGAAGTCGACGAGAATGGCGAGGAAGTGGAAGTCCCCAGCCTGATCGGTGAAATCAATCCCGGCGGCGTGTTTGGCGAAATGGCTTTGGTGGATGACCAGCCCCGCATGGCCACAGCTCGTTCAGAGGGGTCTTCGACATTGGTCGTAATACCGCGCCGCACCTTTATGGAAAAGCTCTCCAAGGCCGATCCGTTCATCAAAACCCTAATGGGAATCTTCGTGCGCAGCATCCGCACTCTCAGCAATGAGAAGGCAAAAGACTGA
- a CDS encoding DsrE/DsrF/DrsH-like family protein: protein MSNTDGKKMSIIVTKGTLDWAYPPFILATTAASLGVEVTLFFTFYGLQLLKKDMSHLKISTLGNPGMEMPMMGMHMAMPNMVSMLPGVDGMASGMMKSLIKKKGVASLEELREATVDLECRMIACQMTVDLFELKHEQLIDGLEFAGAATWVEVATESEINLFI from the coding sequence ATGAGCAATACCGACGGCAAGAAGATGAGCATCATTGTGACCAAGGGGACGCTGGACTGGGCATATCCGCCCTTTATCCTGGCGACCACGGCCGCCAGTCTTGGCGTCGAAGTGACCTTGTTCTTTACCTTCTATGGGCTGCAACTCTTGAAGAAAGACATGAGCCACCTGAAGATTTCCACACTGGGCAATCCGGGTATGGAAATGCCGATGATGGGCATGCATATGGCGATGCCGAACATGGTTTCCATGCTTCCGGGTGTCGACGGCATGGCTTCCGGCATGATGAAGAGCCTGATCAAAAAGAAAGGCGTGGCTTCGTTGGAAGAACTGCGGGAAGCGACCGTGGATCTGGAGTGCCGGATGATTGCCTGCCAGATGACCGTGGATCTTTTCGAACTGAAGCATGAGCAATTGATCGATGGACTGGAGTTTGCCGGTGCCGCGACTTGGGTGGAAGTGGCCACGGAGTCGGAAATCAACCTGTTCATCTGA
- a CDS encoding NUDIX hydrolase translates to MPPAPTSAVGVVVWKDDRVLLVQRGQAPHVGQWTLPGGRQKWGETVAEAAVREVREETGIEIDLVCLIDVVDLIADDHHFVVTEMAARWLSGRARAGSDAADLIWAEPSQWATLGLSEDVRRVIKAGAERLSSATR, encoded by the coding sequence ATGCCCCCTGCCCCTACCTCTGCCGTCGGCGTTGTCGTATGGAAGGACGACCGGGTCCTATTGGTTCAGCGAGGTCAGGCGCCACATGTCGGGCAGTGGACCCTCCCAGGCGGGCGACAGAAATGGGGCGAAACCGTTGCGGAAGCCGCCGTGCGCGAAGTCCGTGAAGAAACGGGGATCGAAATTGATCTTGTGTGCCTGATTGATGTGGTGGACTTGATCGCCGACGACCATCATTTCGTTGTAACGGAAATGGCCGCCCGTTGGCTTTCCGGTCGTGCCCGAGCGGGCAGTGACGCTGCGGACCTGATTTGGGCGGAGCCGTCCCAATGGGCCACATTGGGCCTGAGCGAAGATGTCCGACGGGTCATCAAAGCGGGAGCGGAGCGTCTCAGCAGCGCAACCCGATGA
- a CDS encoding DUF502 domain-containing protein, whose amino-acid sequence MSLAKRLRAYLLAGILVTAPISITVYLAYLFINFVDERVGTLIPDKYNPETYLPFGLPGLGLIVIVVVLIFIGAFTAGVVGRLFLKFSENLLARMPVVRTIYGATKQILETVLAQSSQAFREAVLVEYPRRGIWAVAFITGRTEGEVQNLTEEECVNIFLPTTPNPTSGFLLFVPKTDLIPLNMSVEEAIKMVISGGIVTPPDRRSAEQQAKPLTSAKVYEDVDTLREHENAPVLVSKRSVAPTHEPGTAATPVKKTDLESNES is encoded by the coding sequence ATGAGCTTGGCCAAGCGCCTGCGGGCCTATCTGCTTGCCGGTATCCTGGTCACGGCGCCGATCTCCATTACCGTATACTTGGCCTATTTGTTCATCAATTTCGTCGATGAGCGGGTCGGCACGCTGATCCCAGATAAATACAATCCCGAGACCTATCTGCCGTTTGGCCTGCCGGGACTGGGCTTGATCGTTATCGTCGTCGTCCTGATCTTCATCGGTGCCTTTACGGCGGGCGTGGTCGGTCGGTTGTTTCTCAAATTCTCCGAGAACCTGTTAGCCCGCATGCCTGTGGTGCGCACCATCTATGGCGCCACCAAGCAGATCCTCGAAACCGTATTGGCGCAGAGTTCACAGGCCTTCCGCGAGGCGGTGCTGGTGGAATATCCGCGCCGGGGGATTTGGGCCGTGGCCTTCATTACTGGCCGCACCGAGGGTGAAGTGCAGAACCTCACCGAAGAGGAATGCGTCAATATCTTCCTGCCCACCACGCCCAACCCGACATCCGGTTTTCTGTTATTCGTGCCCAAGACCGATCTCATCCCGTTGAATATGTCGGTGGAGGAGGCCATCAAGATGGTCATTTCCGGCGGCATTGTCACGCCGCCGGATCGGCGGTCGGCGGAACAACAGGCCAAGCCCCTGACCTCGGCCAAGGTTTACGAGGACGTGGATACGTTGCGCGAGCATGAGAATGCCCCCGTCCTGGTCTCCAAACGGTCCGTGGCGCCGACGCATGAACCGGGCACCGCCGCGACGCCGGTCAAAAAGACAGACTTGGAAAGCAATGAGTCCTGA
- the soxX gene encoding sulfur oxidation c-type cytochrome SoxX — translation MRSKAILGAALALTVTASVHTDARAADTIDFFVVGEGIPEYLAGVAGDAAKGKKTAVARKKGNCLACHKMPIPEEQFHGEVGPDLAGVGSRMSEAELRLRIVDPKITNSESMMPSFYRIEGLNRVMKKHQGKTMLSAQEVEDVVAYLKTLKEN, via the coding sequence ATGCGATCCAAGGCCATTCTTGGCGCCGCTTTGGCGCTGACCGTGACCGCTTCGGTGCACACCGACGCCCGCGCCGCTGATACCATTGACTTTTTCGTGGTTGGCGAAGGCATCCCCGAATACCTTGCTGGTGTGGCCGGAGATGCAGCCAAAGGCAAGAAAACCGCTGTTGCCCGCAAGAAAGGCAACTGCCTTGCCTGCCATAAAATGCCGATTCCGGAAGAACAGTTTCACGGCGAGGTCGGTCCCGACCTGGCTGGTGTGGGAAGCCGCATGAGTGAAGCCGAGCTTCGTCTGCGTATCGTTGATCCCAAAATCACCAACTCTGAATCCATGATGCCCTCGTTCTACCGGATCGAAGGCCTCAATCGGGTGATGAAAAAGCATCAGGGCAAGACCATGCTTTCCGCTCAGGAAGTGGAAGATGTGGTTGCCTATTTGAAGACCCTGAAGGAAAATTGA
- a CDS encoding EAL domain-containing protein, which translates to MARKQKSAKKTPTWMEQLTSSVRDLIVCFADGHVVEANKAALTRLGYKNLSDMTGVTPEALLVVGDDFDISSLSDGRNRSLRLRPRKGAAFAVEASLQKVEGVPNKVALIAHDLSLHMESADALSASESRFRDLVERSISFLCACENGIITYLNPAGLEMIGRKKLSKVVGKPFSNIVHEDYRALIDGGLGALSEEGDVIPMKFLYRSRKTIDVEVGVTPVGVVGAYMVQARDITRRLLSANRLREREECLRGIVDTVAEGIITTNTKGEIQAFNKAAERIFGYSQTEMMGASVNGLMTRSHSVRHNGFVKNYLKGGGRPLQGHARLLEGLRKDGTKFPLEITLSELRQGKEKLFTALVRDITERRKTEDALRLAQDDLERRVEERTQALTQEVAERRRIEESLRLTARVIEATSEGVVLTDPEFRVTSANPAFTRITGYSADEIMGKKPQFHTKLKRDKELYAQMLESIESKDHWEGEIWNKRKTGERYAQRLAISTIHSEEGEIHQYAVLVSDITQRKQDEERIRYQANYDALTGLPNRSSFLQSLNQALLLGKRQERKVILMFIDLDGFKLVNDTLGHELGDLLLTQAAARLLDCVRTSDTVARLGGDEFTICLTEICDEYDAPIVAQRVIDSLSQAFILKGQEAFVSASIGITTFPDDAENATDLLKHADAAMYRAKEKGKDNFQYFTADMNEEVKERLFMKNGLSNALERQEFVLYYQPKMGLETDGLTGVEALMRWKHPEIGLVPPGRFIPVLEETGLVVDVGVWILQEACRQHVAWIEQGLPPIRVAVNLSARQLRDTALIGIFEQVLKDAGIGPESMEIEITESMLMSDHGPVIKVLGALHEMGLHVAMDDFGTGYSSLSYLKKFPIDTIKIDRSFVADIAVDKDDAEIIRTIINMAQSLRRRVVAEGVEDAEQLQILRDYKCHEVQGYFFSPPMPAAEMNAYVLGLKTD; encoded by the coding sequence ATGGCCAGGAAACAAAAGTCGGCCAAGAAGACGCCGACCTGGATGGAACAGCTAACATCATCGGTCAGAGACCTGATCGTCTGTTTTGCCGACGGTCACGTCGTCGAAGCCAATAAGGCCGCCTTGACCCGTCTGGGCTACAAGAATCTATCGGATATGACGGGCGTTACCCCTGAGGCTTTGTTGGTTGTCGGGGATGATTTCGATATATCTTCATTGAGCGACGGCAGAAACCGGTCGCTCCGGTTGCGCCCGCGCAAAGGGGCTGCCTTCGCCGTGGAGGCCAGTCTGCAAAAGGTCGAGGGTGTTCCTAACAAAGTTGCCTTGATCGCCCATGACCTTTCTCTCCATATGGAATCCGCGGATGCCCTATCGGCAAGTGAATCCCGATTTCGGGACCTTGTAGAGAGATCCATCAGCTTCCTTTGTGCCTGTGAGAATGGGATTATCACCTACCTCAATCCGGCCGGATTGGAGATGATCGGACGGAAGAAGCTTTCCAAGGTTGTCGGCAAACCTTTTTCCAACATCGTCCACGAAGATTACCGAGCATTGATTGATGGGGGCCTTGGTGCCTTGTCGGAAGAAGGGGACGTGATCCCCATGAAGTTCCTTTATCGCAGCCGCAAGACGATCGATGTGGAAGTGGGCGTGACCCCGGTCGGCGTGGTCGGCGCCTATATGGTTCAAGCCCGTGACATCACGAGACGGCTGCTTTCAGCCAATCGGTTGCGGGAGCGCGAGGAATGCCTGCGCGGTATCGTCGATACGGTGGCCGAGGGAATCATCACCACCAATACCAAAGGAGAAATTCAGGCCTTCAACAAGGCCGCGGAACGCATCTTCGGCTATTCTCAGACCGAGATGATGGGCGCAAGCGTGAATGGCTTGATGACTCGGTCCCATAGCGTCCGTCACAACGGATTCGTAAAGAATTATTTGAAGGGCGGAGGGCGTCCATTGCAAGGACATGCCCGTCTTCTCGAAGGCTTGCGCAAGGATGGCACTAAGTTCCCATTGGAAATCACCCTAAGCGAACTACGGCAAGGCAAGGAGAAGCTCTTTACCGCCTTGGTCCGCGATATAACCGAACGCAGAAAGACCGAGGATGCCTTGCGCCTGGCTCAGGATGATCTGGAGCGGCGGGTGGAGGAGCGGACTCAGGCCCTGACCCAGGAAGTGGCCGAAAGACGTCGAATTGAAGAAAGCTTGCGCCTGACGGCCCGCGTGATCGAGGCCACCAGCGAAGGGGTGGTGCTCACTGATCCGGAATTTCGGGTGACCAGCGCCAATCCGGCTTTTACCCGTATCACTGGCTATTCCGCCGATGAGATCATGGGCAAGAAGCCGCAGTTCCATACCAAGCTGAAGCGGGACAAGGAACTCTATGCCCAGATGCTGGAGAGCATAGAGAGTAAGGACCATTGGGAAGGCGAGATCTGGAACAAGCGCAAAACCGGCGAACGCTATGCCCAACGCCTGGCCATATCCACCATCCATAGCGAGGAAGGCGAGATCCATCAATATGCGGTGCTGGTTTCCGATATCACCCAACGCAAGCAAGACGAGGAACGAATTCGCTATCAGGCCAATTACGATGCCCTGACCGGACTTCCCAACCGCAGCTCTTTCCTTCAGAGTCTCAATCAGGCTCTCTTGCTCGGCAAACGCCAGGAGCGCAAGGTCATCTTGATGTTCATCGACCTGGATGGCTTCAAGCTGGTCAACGATACCTTGGGACATGAGTTGGGAGACCTCTTGCTCACCCAAGCGGCGGCAAGGCTTTTGGATTGCGTCCGGACCTCGGATACGGTGGCCCGTCTGGGAGGGGACGAGTTCACGATCTGCCTGACAGAAATCTGCGATGAATATGATGCGCCCATCGTCGCCCAGCGGGTCATTGATAGCCTGTCCCAGGCCTTTATTCTGAAAGGACAGGAGGCCTTCGTCTCGGCCAGCATCGGCATCACCACATTCCCCGATGATGCGGAAAACGCTACGGATCTGCTGAAACATGCCGATGCCGCCATGTACCGGGCCAAGGAGAAGGGCAAGGATAACTTCCAGTATTTCACTGCCGACATGAACGAGGAGGTGAAGGAACGCCTGTTCATGAAGAACGGACTGTCCAATGCCCTGGAACGGCAAGAGTTCGTGCTCTACTACCAGCCCAAGATGGGCCTGGAAACCGATGGCCTGACCGGTGTTGAAGCGCTGATGCGTTGGAAGCACCCTGAAATCGGTTTGGTGCCGCCGGGCCGTTTTATCCCGGTGCTCGAAGAAACTGGTTTGGTGGTGGATGTCGGAGTCTGGATCCTGCAGGAAGCCTGTCGTCAGCATGTCGCGTGGATCGAGCAGGGGCTGCCACCGATCCGCGTGGCGGTGAACCTTTCGGCGCGTCAACTAAGGGATACGGCGCTGATCGGTATCTTCGAGCAAGTGTTGAAAGATGCCGGGATTGGACCGGAGTCCATGGAAATCGAAATCACCGAAAGCATGCTGATGTCCGATCATGGCCCGGTGATCAAGGTGCTGGGTGCTTTGCATGAGATGGGCTTGCATGTGGCCATGGACGATTTCGGGACCGGCTACTCATCGCTCAGCTATCTCAAAAAATTCCCCATCGACACCATCAAGATCGATCGTTCGTTTGTCGCCGATATCGCCGTGGACAAGGACGATGCGGAAATCATCCGCACAATCATCAACATGGCACAAAGCCTGCGCCGCCGGGTGGTTGCCGAAGGGGTGGAAGACGCCGAACAGCTTCAAATTCTCAGAGACTACAAATGTCATGAAGTGCAAGGCTATTTCTTCAGTCCACCCATGCCGGCCGCGGAAATGAATGCCTATGTTCTCGGGCTCAAGACTGACTAG